ACACACCTAATAGTTGGTACACTCTCTCTGGTTCTGTTCGGACTCTGGAACATTGCTCTGCTGCTACTTCTGCAACGCGGATAGCCGGATGGAGTTGGATTGGATTGATAACAAAAATAACTTAACTTCACACATAATGAACCGCCACATCCGCCTTTGCTCGTGACTATCACATTGACGAGCAAACCTAACGATCTTTTCAAGAAGCTAGAATCACTTTTACCACTGGCGGGTACTCGCAGACTGGGCCGAGTTCGAAGGCCCCGAGAGAGAGTTAGAATGATTGAATCAGTAACATCAGTTCTTCCTTCAGAAAGTCCGTCAGTGCCTTCGACTCGTTCTCGTAGTGAAAGTTAAACACCATCGTCGGCACGAACCGGAGATCGTACAGTGATTTGTTCATCTCCTCCTGTCCGGAGCATTTCTGGCCTCCGGTCGGTACGAGGCTAAATTCGGCCGACTCGTGCATGAGACAGGACTGCACGAACTCGTACAGCTGGGCAAGCTTCTCGTAAACGTTAAATGTCCCCTGCAGGTACACTCCGTTCGGGAAGCGGACGCGCAGCAGGCAAAACTTGTACCGATTGATCGTACGCAGTTCCTCCTTTTCGCGCATAGCCTTCGTTTTGAGCATCTGCGCCTGTTCCAGTGCTTCGGTGCGCAGTTGCTGTTCCCGTTTCAGTTCCTCGGGCGATATGCGGAAAAAGTCGGGCGGCAGATGGCTGCGTTTCACTTGTGACGGTAGCAACACCTGCAGATTGCGATCCAGTTCAAGGGGAATCGGTTCAGAGGCCTTGAGGGCCTCCAGCAGCATTTCCACCGAGCAGTCCGCGTCGATATTATCCTCCGACCAGATCAGATGCGGTTCACCGTCCAGTTCGATCTCGGCAAAGCCGGCCGCGTGCAGAAACTCCATCGAACCCTCGCACACCTTAATCTTGTCACAGAACGTCCGAGTGGTCATCCGTAGCTTTCTGTACTTCTCCTCGTTCGGGTGGTTTATGATGTTTTCGATGCACTTGGTGAGCGTTTCGATGCACACTTCGGCCTTCTCTTTGGGGTTGCAGTTGTAGATGATGAGGCAAGCGGTGAGCCCCCGGTCGGCCGCCAGTTGCTCGTAGAGGAAATCTTTGATTTTCCCTTTCCACTCCTTGCGCGGCAGAACCTGGTCGTCGATCATCGGACACCGGAAGTAAACGCCCTGGACGGCCAAATCTTTCCGTGATTCCGTCTCCTGTCGCTCTTCTTGCTGCTCGGCAGATTCCGCTTCTTTGGCTTTCTTTTCGGCCTCCAGCTCTTTACGAACCTGCGCCCGGATGGCCGCGAGCGACGTGTTGAACTCTTTCTTGTCTTTCCCCTCGAACCGTGCCagggcggcagcggcagctaCCTTGGCTTCGGCCGatatttcgcttcgcttcggcgGCACGTACACATCATGCTGCGCCGGTTTCGAGGAGGatggaccgggaccggcggaaTTGAGCTTTCGACCCGGTCCAGCACCGCCAAACTTTAGCTTGGCTTCGGCTTTTTTCTTGgcgaaaaagttttttattttactcgGTGCCATTGCGCTTCGATCGGTCGGGTTGGTGGCTTGTGGAACCTTAAATACGCGGTGTATGCTCTTTCGGCAGGTTTAGGCGGGCAACGGAGagtttcagttcttcaatttCCTTAGCCGTGCCTGGCAAAGAAAACGAGGAAAATGCGTGATCATCAGCACCCCGTGCCAAAGCATTGTATCATTGCCTTTGACAGGCGGCGGCGCACCAGTTGAGTCATCAGCTGGCCGATCGATACTCACTCGGTCGAATGAAGCGATTGGTGATCCGGTTGCCGTACTTTCGCCACGACACGGCAATGCAAATGGAGAGCGCCAGCAAGAGGGTGGAGAAAatttgcaacagcaacagctggAATTCGGTAAATTGCAGCCAGCGGGAACCACCGTCAAGTGCAAGTTTTACGAGCTGCAACGTTTCGCACACAAAGCACCAGCCGGTGGTTAGAATGTTTAACTCCAAGGGCTCGGGTTCACTTTCACCGGCCTCGTTACGCGGCTGACCAGGCGATGGTGCAGATGGGGACGCTGGAGAGGCAAACTGCCTCCGCACGGATTCGCTCACGAGGAGCAGATAGTCCAATAGCACCTTCGTTATGTTAACCGAGGAAAACGCATCGAAAAACATTGAGCTAACGCGCGGAACGTACAATTGCAGGTGAGAAACAGTTGCGAACAACAAAGCGTGCGGCCCAATGGAAAAATCCCCAACAATGAGAAATTATGGAATTCGATATTTACGTATCGCTGTTTGGCCTTGTTTTGCGGTTTCATCCGTCAGCTGGCGTTTACATCGGAGGATCGGAAATGGTTTCAAGCGCTGCTGGGTATACACAATTTAAATGAACTTTTTTACCCACAGCTCTTTTCCGTATGCTGTGTAGCCTATTAAACACTATTGTTTGTCCTTTGAAATTGtactttaaatgaaataatgtgAGAAAATACCGTTAGTTTGAGGAATTATGGTTGAGTGAATCAGACGAGTTGTTGTTTGGCAAATGGATTTTTCACCGGACACTCATGCTGTCACATGACCCCTTCGTTGACGTCCGTGCAAAGGAGTCTTGTGATCAGCGCTGCTGCGAGAAGGTAAAATTTTTGGGCAGACGAATTTTGCTCTTCGCTAAACTCTTCCGTGCACCGACCAGTGCCAACGAAACGCAACCAAAATGCCTGTCTGTGGACCGAAGCTGTCGCTGTGCGGATTGATCATCTCCATTTGGGGCATAGTCCAGCTGGTAAGGAATAGGCCTGGGACTACGGGCGGTTTGTTTATCATCCGTGCCCGTATGAGTAATCGATAACTGGATCTCCTGAAACCTGCAATGTTCACCTCGTTTTACGTTCTCTTTTCTCGCCCAGGTACTGATGGGGGTGTTTTACTACATCAACAGCGTGGCACTGATTGAGGATCTTCCGCTGGAGGAGCACTATCCAACGCCGCAGGAGTTTTACGCCGCAGCTGACGTCGCATACAGTCAGGTGATTGAAGCGGGTGCACGGGCACCTGACATTGATTGTGCAAATGGTGAATTCTAATACCGCATACATTTTTGTCCTTTTCAGAATGCCTATAACTGTTGGATCGCTGCCTGCATTTACGTTGTGACGCTGGTCATTTCGGCACAGCAGTTCCATGCCAACAGCCGCTCCACGGTTGCCTAAACTCTGCTGTTCCCCATCATTCTGCTCCCGCGGACGACCGAGAACAACATCAGCTCGTGTGGCTCACCCGTCGATGTAAATATGAGTTTCGCTTCAATGCATCAAACCACCGCCATCACTCTTCCCGCTGTCCGCACAACATTCCGTTAAGATCGTTCTCCCTTTTGCGGTCGTGTCGTATCGGTGTGCTCCTAGTGATGATACCTACAATCGTTTATCGCCATACAGTGAACAATGTGACCACCAGAACCACACCGCACACCGGAGTGTGGACCTATCCCTTCTTCCGATAGTTCGAACGCACGCCCTGTAGAAGTTTGCCGATGTGAAGAGAAGCAAAATATACTGTGGAAGTTAAACCTAAAACCGCCCCTTGGACGGCTATTATGTGCTCTGTTTATCAGCACACATTATTTTCTGTTATAAAATCTACTTAATTATTTCGTTGTCGatgcaataaacaataatcGTATCGTAGGTGAGTgtctttttatttctttagGAGCAGACAAAACATTAGAAACACCAAATGGTCTATAGTTGGGGCTTGGCTTGTCTATAGTTTAGAATGAAAAATACAAtcggtaattaaatttgttaaTCGAATCTCCGATCGTTTTAGTTTCTTCCATGCTCAATGCTGTGAGATAATGTATCATTCTGATCGTTTTGATCGTTTACATCATAAACATTGCAGCAATGCTGTCAGTTGCTGTCACCGAACTGTCACTGTGCGCGCGAAACTTAACCGACTTAAGCTTTGTTTCTTGTTGAGTTTGTGAATCCAGAAAATGAATAATACGAGACAAAATTATTTGAACGCGAAGCGATTTGCTGCCGATCTGGCGCTGGAGCACATCATACCGCACAACGTGTGCTTTTATCTCATTCCACCCATCATTGACCTAACGATCGATGAATTCGAGAAGCTGGCGCTGGAACGGTTAAGGATCCTGCGGGTGCTAGAGCAAGTGACGGCCAAAAATCCAAAAGTTTCCCCCGAAGCGTGGCGTGAAGCGGCCCTGGCCGAGGTGAACCACGAGGGACTGCGGACGTACGTGAAGCTGTGCCGGGGAAACATTACCGATGAGGTTACCAAAATGGCCCGCCGGCGGGACTACTTGTCGCACTTCATTCTCCGCTTTGCCTATTGCCGCTCGGAGGAACTGCGGCGTTGGTTCGTTGCGCGCGAGATGGAACTGTTCCGGCTGAAGTTTGGGGCGCTGTCGATGCGTCACATAAAGGAGTTTCTCGATGTGTACGAGTTGGAGTACGTTCCGCTGACCGATCAGGAAAAGTGCGAAATCTCCGAACAGCTGTGCATGAGCACTGCCAACCAAACGAGGCTGCAGATAGAAAGCAATGACTTCTACGCGGTGCACTTCACCGAGGTATTGAACCTTGTGCGCGATCGAAAGTGTTACCTGAAAGGCGGCAAGGCATACATTCCGCCGGAGAGCTTCGTGCACGTCGTGGCCCGGAAACATCAGCAGCTCATCGAGGACGGTCTGAAGGCACATCTGCGCATGCTACCGACGCTCGAGATTGACGAGCGGTTCTCCATGCTGCTCAAATCGATCCACACATCCTACACCGGCAAGAACTACACGGTGGCCAGAAACGGCTGCGTACCGATCGAATCACTCGATCAGCTGTCGAAGAAATCGTTCCCGCTGTGCATGCGTCACGTGCACGATACGCTGCGCGCAACGCACCATCTAAAGCACTTTGGGCGTATGCAGTACACGCTCTTCCTAAAGGCAATTGGTGTCACGATGGAGGATTGTCTTCGTTTTTGGCGCGAAGAGCTCACCCGAGGAAAGGTGCCGATCGAAAAGTTCGAAAAGGAGTACGCGTACAATATTCGCCATAACTACGGCAAAGAGGGATCGCGCATAAACTACACACCATTCTCCTGTATGAAGGTGATCACGGCGCCGATTGGACCGGCGGAAACACACGGTTGCCCGTTCAAGAACTTAGACCCGAGTGCCCTCAAAACGAAGCTTTCCGGGTATGGGCTGGGCGCGATCGATTGTGATGAAGTGGCCGGATATGCAGCCAAAGGACACTACCAGATAGCTTGCGGGAAATACTTCGAAACGTTGCATGAAACGAAGCTGGAAGAAGGGATCAACCACCCGAACCAGTACTTTGAGTTCAGCCAGCTAACGATGGACGGTAAGGGCACCGAACGTCCGAGGCAGGCGCAACAGCAACGCTGGAACGGTAGCCAGATGAATAGTCAAACGCAGCATGATCAATCTTCCCATGGTTTGGCCGATTCGAGCACACTGCACGGAGCGGATGACGATCAAGAGCTGTGGGAAATTATGgaatcgaaagaaaaggaaacatacGGCGCGGCGCGTGAGAATCCATCACTATTTTCGTCCAGCGATCGCAAACAACAGTCTGCGCAAAGTAAACCGAGTCCAAATGTTCAGAAGCAGCTGCAAGACTGGGACGACGAGGatttcgatttgctcgaagTAAATGAGTGATCGGTCAGTTGTCTTGTTATGTAGGTTCATTCTATTTAACTGTAGCGTACGGATAAGATATCGCTGGTGGTCCAATGGGCGGTTTTTGTCAAGTGTGTTTCAACTATACGACCGTTAATACATTCTTTAACACAAATTAATGCTTTTGTATTATTTGTGCTGACGACGCCTTAATGTATGCTTTTGTTCGATGTCCCACCATTTCGGTCACGTGACGTAgataatttgcattttgtcTCAAGCCATTTTGATTTGCGATGGCCAGATAAGGGATTGGCCAGCCACAACACTCTTCCGGTACTACTCATGCATTGTTTCGGTCATCGTTATCGGGTTATTTGTTTCCGGATGGCATCATTTCCAGGAACAGCACTCACAGTTTTGTTGGCCAGCTCTCAAGGTCAACGAGTAACTACCAGTATGGATACTATGCTCTTAAAAGCGTTTTAAAGCGAACGTCGTAAACTTACCTAACGACCACATCCTACGGAGCCGAAGCATAGTGATGCGCATTAAGAGTCGCTGCAGCCGTTCAGGTTAAGGTCAACAACTTTACGCCGATGACGCAACACTTCCCAGTGGAAGCTATTACTTTTTGGAGGCACCTAGTAAAGGAAACAAATAGTCGAAGCCGGTGCCAAAGGTGCTAAACAACCATGGCCAAAAACTGCGTAGGCAGAAGGTTTCGGCTTTAGGTAAATaatgagtttttattttattgtaaatatcttcgaaaaataaagttaaacaaaactaaaaacgCTTAGAACATAATCATTCAATGACTCTATATAGCACATGGTGCTTATAAGCTAATCGATAGTAGTAATTGCAATCTGTTGTTCAATgggttttgcattttgcgtACCATTTTACGCCAATCAAACGACTCCCTGGCGGAAGGACGCTTCTCTTCCGCCTGGTTCCTGACATTACCTCGTACGCCAACCAAGCACCACACTGTTTAAATACATAAATCCCTATCTGAGAATCGGACGCTATCGACGCGTTTACTTCGTTCcccttcggtttcggtttcctgtCCCCTGGTATGGCAAATCGGTTTCTCTGTACTATAAGCGACGTGTAGTGTAACTATTGGTGTGTACTTTACACTATGTCTGCCTGGGCAGAATTAAACCAGAAACGGGATAAATGGAAACCTAATTTGCAACAGAAATCTATGTTACGGAACTGGGATGATGGGTTTATTCTACACCCGAGAACTTTGTGGGAAGCTACATGACATGATTGTAACTGGGTATTGCCATTGACTGGATGTAGAGGTTTGATCGCTTGATCGAATAACCATTGTGAACCGTTGACTACAATGAAGAGGCGTAGTGGTATACAAGGTTGGATTTTCTATAGTATTCTCTAACTAAAACTGCGCCATATGCGGTGCAAAACAAAGATCTAAAAGGGGAAACGTATGACACCTAAATTGCTGACGACACGGTACCGTGCCGTAACTAATGATTAAAAAGCCCAATCATCCAACGACTAGAAAGCACTTATCATCCGAACGGCCGATAGTTGCTATACGGCTGTTTGCCTTAATCAAACCCTGCTTCTGACACACTTTACTGACTTTTCGCACTGCGTCGGTTGACAGACGCGCTAAAAGAACTATcctctaaaaataaaataaaactggTTAACACTAGAGCTTTACCCTTCGTTTAGCACTTGTCGCCATTTCCATTGTCACTGCACCGGTCCCTGCGCTGCTGCTTACGCTATTAAAGTTACAATACGATAAGGCATTTCTGTGTCTCACAATGGCAATAAGCtttgttttgcgttgttttttcttcttcttttgttgTGTTCCGTTTCTGTCCTTGGGCCGGCCGAGAGGGGGAAACAATCGCTCCTCTGTCACATGCAATCAATTCCAGGATTTGTTTCACGGAGAGCTTTGTTTGCAACCTAAAAGCTAAGCGTTTAATGGATTTGCGAGTGTTTCAAACTCAACCATCGCACAAGCGAGGTGGATACAACGGGGAACGGCTGGCTGAGCGCACCAGGCGCGGACAGAAATGCGCGATCAGAACATCCGGAACCGGGTTGGGCCCCGGTGGCTGGGTGGGGTTCAAAATTTGCCCACCAACGTTATCGTGCAGCCAGAGTTGTGATGGTCGAGCACTTGCTGTTTCAGTTGGAAGATGTGTTGCTTCAGATTGCACACCATCGAGCCGAGCTCggtgttttgcgttttcagGTCCTTCACCTTGTCCTCCAGCTTTGAGATGCGCTCGAGCTTTCGCCGCCGGCACTTGCTCGCTGCCACCCGATTGCGTAGTCGCTTTCGTTCGAGCTTGATCCGCTCCTGCGACTCCATATCGATCGGGCTGACCGGGGGTGACTGTGTGCCTGTGGCAGGTGGTTCCTCCTTCACCACACCTTGGTAATTATCTGCGGGACGGATGGAAACAAAAGATGAGTTTTGGTTGCAACCAGTGAACGTCGGCCGAAGAAGCTTACCCAAATTGGTGTAGGTCATCTCTCCACCACTCATGGCGGTGTGGCCGTTGGAGGTAAGGCCAGTACTGACCGCACCCGTCGGTAGGGGTGGAGCTAGTTGCGCGGTAACAGTTTGATGCTCCGTAACGACGATTGTCTGACtgctgttgttattgttggtgcttgtactgttgttgttgttattgctgGCCACATTCAGCTTACTGCTGGTGTCCTTCTTGTGGATCGACAGGAGCGCATCCTCGAAGCCCTTcgcaaactgctgctgctcagcaCTGGCCGACGGTGGAAAGATGATTGCACTTGGTGTAGGTGTCGGGAGGGCCGCATTGTGACTTATAATCTTCTCCAGCTCCGGCGAAACTAGCTTTAGCATCTGCAGGTCCGGAGACGGCAAAATCGCCGGCATTGTGATTGCCGCTGTGAAGCGGGTTTTGCGGGCCTTCCCAGGGCCCGGATTCAGCTCTAGCGTCGCTGGTCGCTTCAATCCATTGCCGTTGCCAATGGTGGGTCCCGTTCCGGTGCTGGCCGTTGTCGGAGCATACTGGGCATTACCGTCCTCGTAGAACGATtccatgttgttgttgttcgtgtgCTTACTGTTCAGCACGTTGTTCCTCATGGTGCGAACGTAGTGGGCTCCTCTTTCGCGGACGGAAATGGGAATGTTTCGGGTTCCGTTgaccacagacacacagtACGCCAAAGCTTTGTTGTGATGGACGGCCAACTCTCGCGCAAACGTCAAATTTGATGCTTTTTGTACAACGCTACGGCCAATCGAAGAATGCGCTGacacttgtttgtttttacacgaaaacacacacgcatacacgcTCGCTCGGGAGGCGAGGAACGGATTACGACTTTGTTCCGATGAATTGAGTCTGAAGGTTAACGAGGTTCCTTTCTGGTGGGTGCGCGATTTTTATCGCCAAGACTCGAGGTACCACTTGTTTCTTATCCGGTTCTCGGTAAGGCCTCTCGTTGGTAGTTTCGTTGTTCGCCCGCTCGCCTGATGCAACCCTTCTCCGAACGTCCGGATGACGCGCGACAATcgtttttgatatttttgatTATCGCTTAATCGTAGGCGCTGCACAGAGAAGTCGTATTTGACGTTCCTGTGTTTTTGCCATCACACcgcaccaacacatacacacggcgTTAACgaccgcacacaaacacacgtacTACGCACGAACAAAGTggcacgcaaaacacaaaGTCAGCCGGTGGGGGACGGGGGTCGCCGCACACGGCAATATATCAACCGCCCAGCCTACTACACACACGGTGCTCGACGGCGACAAAATGTGAGCCGTTTCGCAATGGGAGGACACACGCGCGGTACGTACACTTAATTTATTCCGCGACACCTCGGCCCagagttttcgttttgttacTGCCGCAGGTCACGCGTTTGGGGTATTTTAGAAAAACGCCCTGTTCTCGGCTTAATGCACAGCAAAGAATTTTGCTGTGTAaagttttgctgtttgcaGTAAGTTTTGCTTCTCGGGCGCACGTCAACCGCGGACGAGAACTACGATAAACCCGCGTGAACGATGAACGACGACGGTCGAGAAACGAGTGGAAGCTTCGGGTTGTGCGATGGCTTGTTTTAACATATGATTCATGCGGCTAAAAATAGCTACCCGGAGACGTCATCGGCCCGTGCGGCGATTGGCAGGTACACGGGCACGTTCCGATCGGgctccgttcggttccgttcggtcaTTCGTGTCGAAACTTGTTCTCTCGGCGCGGGCGCATGTGTTGGTATTTGTCTATTGCCCACCGCCTTTTTTGAGCCAACCGGAGCCATAATGCAAaattatgtgtgtgttggataCGCAAGGCGGAGCAATAGTGACGGGCGAGGGGCGAGGCCCCCGCCGCACAATGGTGTCCCGGGctcatgtgtgtgttttgataaaaataatcttcGAACGGAAAATAGATGCACTTGGCCGAGCGTGTGGAATGTTTTGGATTGGTGACCGTCAAAACGATAAACAATCGGCCCGGAGTTGCCTGTTCTACAGTCCAGCAATCGGATACGGTGCGACACTCCAGTGGGTGTACCGCAGGTTTTTATGGCCCACCTTTCGCGGTTCTGCTCCACGCGGTGCTGACCGCACACGACAACGCCGGTAACAATGGGTCGCGACGAGAGTGAGGGAGAAGAAATAAGACAACAAATTAGCGACTTCCAACCCGATTTGGCGCAAACGGTCCGTTGCCTCCTTTGGAACATCACGGTAGGACCACTTACGGCTCATTGTTGCAGTATCACACAAAAGGGTCGAAAACTCCAGAAAGCAATAGCAAAATTCCAGCACCCTTGGCCTTTCTCAATTAAGGTCACCATTTTCTAGAAAAGGCATCACATTGTGTCAGCATTTTCGAACGAATACGTTtggtttcaaacatttaatATCTGGTAGAGAAACCGTGGAAGTACAgggttttgcttttccctTTCCGACAGATAAAACGCTTAACATGGGCAGTTCCGATGGCCGCACTCCACGAAAAATTGTGCATTCAACACCGCTTATcgcatttttttccgttggaCCGATTCTTGCCGCGTTTATCTGCTGGACTACCCCACCGGAGAAGCGAGGGCGCCGTCGCAGGAAACATGCCGGATTCCAGCAGCCGGTGTCGCCAAGAATTCAGGTCAAAGAATAGTCGAATTCAAGGTCCATCAGTGCGGCGTTTCCGATTTCTGGCGCTTTGAAggaaatcgtcgtcgtcgattgcTGGGTTCTCGTGTCCACGGAATGCGAGGGGAAGGAGGCGCGCGGAGGTCCGCTTACGataacaaaacgaagaaactcacaaaaaaaaacaaacgcgtCGCAACAcgctcggccggcggccattaGAAAGATTGTTCTTGTTGTGATTCTGCTGAGATCATGCGCTGCTTCTGACTCGCTCGCTCACGCttagcgctctctctctttccgtcGCTCTCTAGTTATCCTTCGTTGCTTCATTCCATCTCTTTCGGGCGGCCCCGAAGTGCAAGGCGATGACTCATCGTTCAATTATTTACCTCCCCTCTCCCCTCGCCCCCGCAGCCCACCGACGGCCTTCGGTCAGTCCTCCGATCACTTTTGCTGTTTACCTTTTCCGACGCAGCCACGAGACGCTGTCCCTCCCCCCGCCCCCTGCCAGCAGTACAGGACTGTGCACGTTTTTATCGCCACCTGAGCCGGACCTTGTGTCTTCGACTCTCGGACcctaaaaaa
The nucleotide sequence above comes from Anopheles bellator chromosome 1, idAnoBellAS_SP24_06.2, whole genome shotgun sequence. Encoded proteins:
- the LOC131215817 gene encoding DNA primase large subunit, producing MNNTRQNYLNAKRFAADLALEHIIPHNVCFYLIPPIIDLTIDEFEKLALERLRILRVLEQVTAKNPKVSPEAWREAALAEVNHEGLRTYVKLCRGNITDEVTKMARRRDYLSHFILRFAYCRSEELRRWFVAREMELFRLKFGALSMRHIKEFLDVYELEYVPLTDQEKCEISEQLCMSTANQTRLQIESNDFYAVHFTEVLNLVRDRKCYLKGGKAYIPPESFVHVVARKHQQLIEDGLKAHLRMLPTLEIDERFSMLLKSIHTSYTGKNYTVARNGCVPIESLDQLSKKSFPLCMRHVHDTLRATHHLKHFGRMQYTLFLKAIGVTMEDCLRFWREELTRGKVPIEKFEKEYAYNIRHNYGKEGSRINYTPFSCMKVITAPIGPAETHGCPFKNLDPSALKTKLSGYGLGAIDCDEVAGYAAKGHYQIACGKYFETLHETKLEEGINHPNQYFEFSQLTMDGKGTERPRQAQQQRWNGSQMNSQTQHDQSSHGLADSSTLHGADDDQELWEIMESKEKETYGAARENPSLFSSSDRKQQSAQSKPSPNVQKQLQDWDDEDFDLLEVNE
- the LOC131206671 gene encoding transcription factor Jra, which encodes MRNNVLNSKHTNNNNMESFYEDGNAQYAPTTASTGTGPTIGNGNGLKRPATLELNPGPGKARKTRFTAAITMPAILPSPDLQMLKLVSPELEKIISHNAALPTPTPSAIIFPPSASAEQQQFAKGFEDALLSIHKKDTSSKLNVASNNNNNSTSTNNNNSSQTIVVTEHQTVTAQLAPPLPTGAVSTGLTSNGHTAMSGGEMTYTNLDNYQGVVKEEPPATGTQSPPVSPIDMESQERIKLERKRLRNRVAASKCRRRKLERISKLEDKVKDLKTQNTELGSMVCNLKQHIFQLKQQVLDHHNSGCTITLVGKF
- the LOC131214474 gene encoding UBX domain-containing protein 6 — protein: MAPSKIKNFFAKKKAEAKLKFGGAGPGRKLNSAGPGPSSSKPAQHDVYVPPKRSEISAEAKVAAAAALARFEGKDKKEFNTSLAAIRAQVRKELEAEKKAKEAESAEQQEERQETESRKDLAVQGVYFRCPMIDDQVLPRKEWKGKIKDFLYEQLAADRGLTACLIIYNCNPKEKAEVCIETLTKCIENIINHPNEEKYRKLRMTTRTFCDKIKVCEGSMEFLHAAGFAEIELDGEPHLIWSEDNIDADCSVEMLLEALKASEPIPLELDRNLQVLLPSQVKRSHLPPDFFRISPEELKREQQLRTEALEQAQMLKTKAMREKEELRTINRYKFCLLRVRFPNGVYLQGTFNVYEKLAQLYEFVQSCLMHESAEFSLVPTGGQKCSGQEEMNKSLYDLRFVPTMVFNFHYENESKALTDFLKEELMLLIQSF
- the LOC131212248 gene encoding ribonuclease kappa is translated as MPVCGPKLSLCGLIISIWGIVQLVLMGVFYYINSVALIEDLPLEEHYPTPQEFYAAADVAYSQNAYNCWIAACIYVVTLVISAQQFHANSRSTVA